The nucleotide sequence ACACACGCATCAATGAGCATGCATTAAATCATAAACCAGACAAAttcaacaaatacaaattttttatgtataatcatattattattgtaattcgttgtttaacatttttctttttttcaaacaaaatttgaGTAAAGTCGCCAGAAGATCGATATAGTATTCATGTTACCTTGTTTATAGTAACTTATTTCACGAATAATATCtaatactttaatattttatttaaagcttgACATCTCCATATCAACGTTTAAAACGATTTGAAAGacatgttttgttgtatttttaaattaGCATGAAATTCAATAGCTGTTATTGTTAGGCTTTGAATTTAAGTTTAGGACTATCGAATGTATTGCACCTTAAGCAGCCTTGTGTCTCAATCATTGGATTGTAAATATGTAGATTGTGTACATATTATTgctattgtttttattgattggATTTAGTATGATTTGtcatttttatgttatattttaccgtTTTATGCGTACAGGATGTATGTTGATCGTCAAGGCTTTATGGCTTTACAAGACGAATAGCAATGTCGAAACATCAAGACTGGTACATGATAGAGGAAAGTAATATGCACAGAATTTTCAAGCCGTACTGCCTTAACGTGTATTCAGATTTTGTGGAGATAAAACCTGGGCGCATCCCGTAGCTATCACGAACGCATGTAATAGATATCGTTTGCGCACGTCAACCTAACGCATGCATACTTAATACTTTTGCGTTCGCTCTTATTAATGGTGCGTGCGCACTTCAAACTGCTCGCGTATTACTATCGCGAATGCACGTAATATACTCGCGTGCACAATTATAGATAATGCTAAACTATGTCATATGTTACCAAAAGCCATTGTTTATAGCACATTTTTGATCTAAATTAAACCGAACATTAAGTTATCACAATTAGTTGGGACAACTCTACTGTATTACGCATAAAACTAGGCTCAGTATGTGGTTTCATTTTATCATTGTCAtttcttattgtattttttttcaatgtttattatacaatgtaatgttatgaaattgtttaataaagtATTTGTGTAGTTGTTTGCCTTTTAATCTTTTAAGATACATTTTGAGTTAAACACCGGATATCAATGTATGTGAATATAAAAGCTGTTTTATTCTTCTCGATGTATTgagtgttaaaaaataataaatgtatatttatgtgacAGGTTTGTTATCAATACATCACTAACAAACCTGATCCATTTAGGTCGAACTGTTTAAATGGATTCATGTATCTCACAGTGAACGTGTTGGAAAATATTCCCGAACTATTAGCTGTTACCACACATATGTAATACATAACATATATCATAACTTAAGTAAACAATACTAATTATAGTGTTATTGCTAATATTTGTAAGAAAATTCTAACATATGTGTGAATTATGAAGTATGTGTCGAACTATTGCTTCGATCGTGTTTTGGTATTTTTGTTGTTCTAGCAACTGGAGCAAGCAGAAGCAGAACATAAATTAGGAAAAGCGTCATGCACAGAGCAAATTGTGGAATTTCAACGCAAAGAGGCACATGTTCTTGAATTGGCTTATGCCTATGTAGCTGATTATCCGAACGTTTCAGAAAAGGTATGCAAATTCATAAATGCTCCTATTATGCCTTCTGCAAATATTTATGCATCTGAAAATTTCTTCCGTTCTTAACAAATTTTACATGACTTTTAAATAATTTGGTAACGTTTGAAGATTGGAATAGTATTTTGTTCGGTAATTCAAGCATTTATCATATCAGAGCTTTCATTGGAACAAACATATTAACAGACAACaataaaaagagtgttatttGTCGCAATTTATAGTAAAAATACTGTAGGTTCGGTTCATCGCGCTGTATTATACTACATTAAAATACAgaatattattgaaattattgaaataatatttacttAGTGGTTTATTTCGATATCACGACACTTATTCAAGATTCGCATGGCTGCGCATGACGCTCGTACTCATCAGATGACAGCATGCGGCGTCATGAAAAGTGTCCGAATGACAGCCGACCACATTCATTACATTATGATCCCGATCGTTCTGGAAGCAATTGAGACAAAGGTAGTGTGTGAATTCTTACTCGTGCTTTTGCTGTTGCTCTCCTGACTAGTTACTACtctaaaaattgcaaaaaaaagtcGGATAAAGAATAAAAAATTTACATACATTTGTGGATTGTTATTATACTACTTACTAAATCATATTGTGAAGTTTGATGGATAAAATTCAAATGTTCAAGgaattttttaaatgacacttttataattaatttttagaAATTTTGTGATAAACGTATAATCATCAGAATAAATGAATCAAAAAGCGTGAGTATCGGCATTATGgacaatatgtaatatatatatatatttgtgtgtttaTGCAACTATTCTTGATAGTGCGTTTTATTTCAGATCATTCCAAGAAGTATAGTTTTCCcagtaattttattaaatttcatgtttgaaaaatagcactgtaaacaaaaacaatccaTCAAGCCCAGCAATTGAACCTCAAACTTTAAATTTACtcgaataaatacatattttcctCCTAATTATGAGAAGCACGCAAGTATTGCCCCACTTCAATAACATATGTGCAACAGTGTTGTTACTCTCATGTTTTGTTCATGCGATTGCAACAagtataatgttataatgtttgatatgtgtttataacTAGTAACACTGTAATTTACAGTTTAAATAGGACTAGAAACTATTTTATCCATGTTAAATGCTTGCAATATAAACTTACCATGAACTGTGTATCATTTGCATTTAATGCTAAGTATTTTTCTTTCTCAGTTTGTAATATGTTAAGAGTCTAGATTTTCTAACTGAACATACATATTCTTGGACATGAACTAGATTTCGCCGTGTTTTGCAATTCAATTATAAGGTtgatatattttactgttcaaaGGATTCAGAGCTTATTGCTGACGCAATTGCTCTGTCGCTTGAGTTCATTACCGAAGTCCGACAGGAAGTCGTGGCTTTAAAGGACAGGTAAAATGTCATTCTAAATTTAAACTATTTTCAGCAAAATCGGCATTTTAAGGGAAATATGGTAATCTGCAGTTTTATAGTAGTTATATTCAGTATATTGGTAAGCCACAGAGCCATAACTAGAAAAAAGGTTGACGATTATTTAAATAAAGCATacattataatatgataattatacTAGACTTATTTGGACAACCTGTCGCGCCCATAATGCAGAATGATAGTCAAACGAAAACACTCATATATTGGCATGAGCTAAATGCAAGTCGGTTCGGCCAACATTTCATGAATTGATTATTTTACAATCCAAACAAGATGAACAATtctaatatataatttatcataTCGGATTCCTTGTCTTGCAATGGGCGTTTAGAGTACATGAATTGTAAACCCTTGAAGACCAATGTTgcaatttcaacaacaaaaaacggTTACACGCTTTTATCTGCCATTTGTATATTAAGTGCAAAATTGCATTTATTGCTTCAGACAACTTGACAATTGACCTTCAGGGTGTCATTAACCCCTGAAATATTGA is from Dreissena polymorpha isolate Duluth1 chromosome 14, UMN_Dpol_1.0, whole genome shotgun sequence and encodes:
- the LOC127858586 gene encoding uncharacterized protein LOC127858586 gives rise to the protein MSSEAQEKMSDSASASSSHNQNETPSESHVSNNQQLEQAEAEHKLGKASCTEQIVEFQRKEAHVLELAYAYVADYPNVSEKIRMAAHDARTHQMTACGVMKSVRMTADHIHYIMIPIVLEAIETKDSELIADAIALSLEFITEVRQEVVALKDSFENFREFEKVKEDLKREIQMAKENNRLDKEIFEQHIQNELHKRAMDRLENKMGIMLEEIKRSKEIREQFLYKTCC